One Aneurinibacillus migulanus genomic region harbors:
- the paaC gene encoding 1,2-phenylacetyl-CoA epoxidase subunit PaaC, producing the protein MVEGIRIATAEEAKGNEQYLTALQELLFQLADDDFVLAHRGSEWLGLAPHIEEDVAFSSISQDTMGHSVMFYEMLEELGAGRADDLAHLRSPDEFRNAILVERANGEGHYMEDPQYDWAYAIVRFYLYELFKLVRLESLHRSSYQPLAVIAKKMMTELRYHLYHWQVWMEHLANGSEESHKRMEQALEKVWTDVADLYTFGPKGKEMVRFGLIEGEELLAQRWLEKARQALESYGFTWLGKPEPMQSSGRAGQHTGDMARAVATLSEVYRLDPAANW; encoded by the coding sequence ATGGTGGAAGGTATTCGTATAGCAACGGCAGAGGAAGCCAAAGGAAATGAACAATATCTCACAGCCTTGCAAGAACTATTGTTTCAGTTGGCTGATGATGATTTTGTATTGGCGCATCGAGGCTCCGAATGGCTAGGTTTAGCGCCTCACATTGAAGAAGATGTCGCATTCTCTTCCATTTCCCAAGATACGATGGGGCATTCAGTTATGTTTTATGAAATGCTGGAGGAATTAGGAGCGGGGAGGGCGGATGATTTGGCGCATCTGCGAAGTCCAGATGAGTTTCGTAACGCTATTTTGGTAGAACGGGCTAACGGAGAAGGTCATTATATGGAAGACCCCCAATATGACTGGGCATATGCGATTGTCCGCTTCTATCTGTATGAATTGTTTAAGCTCGTAAGGTTAGAATCTCTGCATCGCTCTTCTTACCAGCCATTGGCCGTGATTGCGAAAAAAATGATGACTGAACTTCGTTATCATCTGTATCACTGGCAAGTATGGATGGAGCATTTAGCTAACGGCAGCGAAGAAAGCCACAAGAGAATGGAGCAGGCGCTTGAAAAAGTATGGACAGATGTGGCTGACCTGTATACATTCGGTCCAAAGGGAAAAGAGATGGTACGCTTCGGACTTATTGAGGGTGAAGAGTTACTGGCACAGCGCTGGCTGGAGAAAGCGCGGCAGGCGCTCGAATCATACGGGTTTACATGGCTGGGCAAGCCAGAACCTATGCAATCAAGCGGACGGGCGGGCCAGCATACCGGAGATATGGCTCGTGCTGTTGCTACATTATCGGAAGTGTATCGTCTGGACCCGGCTGCAAACTGGTAA
- the paaD gene encoding 1,2-phenylacetyl-CoA epoxidase subunit PaaD, whose amino-acid sequence MVQQDLLTEEIIWKALQEVKDPEIPPVSMVEMGMIHKVSIENGNVAVQVLPTFVGCPALDIMRKAIVQQVQAVDSVQKVTVDFIFEPAWSSDRISEQGREKLREFGIAPPPLHHKAGELWKVDCPYCGSPYTTMDNLFGPAACRSILYCKHCKNPFEALKPI is encoded by the coding sequence ATGGTGCAGCAGGATTTACTGACAGAAGAAATCATATGGAAAGCGTTGCAGGAAGTCAAAGATCCGGAGATTCCGCCTGTAAGCATGGTAGAGATGGGAATGATCCACAAAGTAAGCATCGAGAACGGGAATGTAGCTGTGCAAGTGCTACCTACATTTGTTGGCTGTCCGGCCCTTGATATTATGAGGAAAGCTATCGTGCAGCAAGTACAGGCTGTAGACAGTGTACAAAAAGTGACGGTTGATTTTATTTTTGAGCCTGCATGGTCTTCTGATCGCATAAGTGAACAAGGACGGGAAAAGTTACGTGAATTCGGCATTGCACCGCCTCCCCTTCACCATAAAGCAGGGGAGTTGTGGAAGGTGGATTGTCCTTACTGTGGCTCTCCCTATACGACGATGGATAATCTATTCGGTCCAGCCGCTTGCCGCAGCATTTTATATTGTAAACATTGTAAAAATCCTTTTGAAGCATTAAAGCCGATATGA
- a CDS encoding NAD-dependent succinate-semialdehyde dehydrogenase, giving the protein MAEIKRMFINGEWVEAEGGERIEVMNPSTGEQVGAVSFGDGRDAVKAIAAANEAFAGWSRLTARERSKYLYNLYELVRKHRDELAGIISAEMGKPLREAKGEVLGAADNFMWYAEEAKRVYGETIPSSVPNKRIMVMKQPVGVVAAITPWNFPVNMVARKIAPALAAGCTVVLKPAESTPLSAVRLFELIEQAGFPKGVVNLVIGNPELIGQEFTASKKVRKITFTGSTRVGKLLMEGAAQTVKKVSLELGGHAPFIIFEDADLDAAVQGLFESKFRTSGQMCICTNRLYVHESVLDTFTDKLVERMRRTKVGDGREKDTEIGPLVNEQGLNKVLDHIQDAREKGAHIAYGGQRLTEGEYAKGFYCEPTVLTNVTKEMKIYSEETFGPVVPIIPFTEEEVVVQQANDSDYGLAAYVYTQNNSRCFRMAEALEYGIVGVNDGAPTQTQAPFGGYKESGIGREGGYYALEEFLETKFVSFGL; this is encoded by the coding sequence ATGGCAGAAATAAAACGCATGTTTATCAATGGAGAATGGGTAGAGGCTGAAGGTGGAGAACGAATAGAGGTAATGAATCCATCGACGGGGGAGCAGGTCGGGGCTGTAAGCTTTGGAGATGGAAGGGACGCGGTAAAAGCCATTGCGGCCGCGAATGAGGCATTTGCTGGTTGGTCTCGTCTGACGGCGCGTGAACGTTCCAAGTATTTATATAACCTTTATGAACTTGTTCGCAAGCATAGAGACGAACTGGCAGGGATTATCTCAGCTGAAATGGGTAAACCTCTTCGCGAAGCGAAAGGAGAGGTGCTTGGCGCTGCAGATAACTTTATGTGGTACGCCGAGGAAGCGAAACGGGTATACGGGGAAACCATTCCTTCTTCTGTTCCGAATAAAAGAATCATGGTAATGAAACAGCCTGTAGGTGTAGTAGCTGCTATTACGCCATGGAATTTTCCGGTAAATATGGTCGCACGCAAAATCGCACCAGCTCTGGCAGCAGGCTGTACGGTCGTATTAAAGCCAGCAGAAAGCACGCCGCTTAGTGCAGTTCGTCTGTTTGAATTAATTGAACAAGCCGGTTTTCCAAAAGGGGTAGTCAATCTGGTTATTGGAAATCCAGAGTTAATTGGTCAAGAATTTACGGCTAGTAAAAAGGTGCGCAAAATTACTTTTACTGGCTCGACGCGAGTAGGGAAGCTATTAATGGAAGGAGCGGCCCAAACGGTTAAAAAGGTAAGCCTGGAATTGGGTGGTCATGCGCCGTTTATTATTTTTGAAGATGCGGATTTGGACGCAGCAGTTCAGGGATTATTTGAAAGCAAGTTCCGAACGTCCGGTCAAATGTGCATCTGCACGAACCGTCTCTATGTACACGAGTCGGTGCTCGACACCTTTACGGATAAGCTTGTAGAAAGGATGAGAAGGACTAAAGTAGGGGACGGACGGGAAAAGGATACAGAAATCGGTCCATTGGTCAATGAACAAGGCCTGAATAAAGTGCTCGATCATATTCAAGATGCGAGAGAGAAAGGCGCACATATCGCTTATGGAGGACAGCGTTTGACAGAAGGCGAATACGCCAAAGGTTTTTATTGCGAACCGACCGTACTGACAAACGTTACGAAAGAGATGAAAATCTATAGTGAGGAGACATTTGGTCCGGTCGTTCCTATCATTCCATTTACGGAGGAAGAGGTAGTCGTACAACAGGCCAATGATTCCGATTATGGACTAGCCGCGTACGTATATACGCAGAACAACAGCCGTTGCTTCCGCATGGCAGAAGCTCTTGAATATGGAATCGTCGGGGTCAATGACGGAGCGCCGACGCAGACACAAGCTCCGTTTGGCGGGTATAAAGAAAGTGGGATCGGTCGTGAAGGCGGTTACTACGCATTGGAAGAGTTTTTAGAAACAAAGTTTGTTTCTTTCGGATTATAA
- a CDS encoding carbon-nitrogen hydrolase family protein: MRQINVALAQVKCSLSNKEENVRRIIECIESAGRKQADYILFPELYTSGSFMHENIVHLAEPLKGKTITEICKYAQKHNVGVVLGFPEIENAKLFNTAVLISKQGEIIGTYRKIHLFEIEKNIFEPGVDCPVFKLPEGKVGIMISYDIEFPEVARILAIKGAQFILVLGANKFPSHPYQDVYLKARALENHVFVAMANKVGLESNALFVGESSLIHPLGKTIHKCSNNEELPVLSINIEETDIARGNLDYLKNRRPTLYAKEDNHYT, from the coding sequence ATGCGTCAAATTAATGTGGCCTTAGCACAAGTAAAATGTTCCTTATCAAATAAAGAGGAAAACGTAAGACGGATTATTGAATGTATTGAGTCTGCTGGTAGAAAACAAGCAGATTATATACTTTTCCCTGAATTGTATACGTCGGGGTCCTTTATGCATGAGAATATAGTCCACCTAGCTGAACCGCTTAAAGGAAAAACCATTACAGAAATTTGTAAATATGCACAAAAACATAACGTTGGAGTCGTTTTAGGATTTCCCGAAATCGAAAACGCCAAATTATTCAATACAGCTGTTTTGATTAGTAAACAAGGAGAAATTATAGGTACGTACAGAAAAATTCATTTGTTTGAAATTGAAAAAAACATTTTCGAGCCTGGAGTGGATTGCCCTGTATTTAAACTGCCTGAAGGCAAAGTAGGGATTATGATCTCCTATGACATCGAATTTCCTGAAGTAGCCCGCATTTTAGCCATTAAAGGTGCGCAATTCATTCTTGTTCTCGGGGCAAATAAATTTCCCAGTCATCCTTACCAAGACGTTTATTTAAAAGCAAGAGCATTGGAGAACCATGTTTTTGTTGCGATGGCGAACAAAGTCGGGCTGGAAAGCAATGCTTTATTTGTTGGTGAAAGCTCTCTAATCCATCCTCTAGGAAAAACCATTCATAAATGCAGCAATAATGAAGAGCTTCCTGTACTTTCAATCAATATAGAGGAAACGGATATAGCACGGGGTAACCTAGATTACTTAAAAAATCGAAGACCCACTCTATATGCAAAGGAAGATAATCACTACACATAG
- a CDS encoding sigma-54 interaction domain-containing protein, which yields MILGHHENVFATSISNTLSLNKDVTTLDWDRIFIEKPNFDLDEQILFTKNGQKILFSITKISTNDFEFIISLTNITKCIKIHMQQSEITQSTGLNSVVFVSEKMQELMDITKTIAHVNSTVLLLGESGVGKSLLAREIHTLSSRAAQAFVSLNCGSLPKDLIESELFGYEQGTFTGGNKAGKIGLFEAANNGTIFLDEIAELPYDMQSKLLDVLQEGTIRKIGGVKAQKIDVRVIAATNKNLSSLVEKNLFRKDLFYRLNVVPLELPALKDRKEDIPLLIDYFLANFNRKYNQHKIISEYSRAKLMEYDWPGNIRELENIIERMVVTNTEMVIESLPKDKTLSAFEENTVEIKGILPLKEAKKLVEKDLVLKAYKIYGSTYKAAKALKVDQSTIVRKLQQYNEILEYDDV from the coding sequence ATGATTCTTGGTCACCACGAAAATGTTTTTGCCACTTCTATTTCAAACACTCTATCTCTAAATAAAGACGTAACTACTCTCGACTGGGATCGTATTTTCATAGAAAAGCCTAATTTCGACCTTGACGAACAAATACTATTTACAAAGAACGGGCAAAAAATTCTTTTTTCCATTACCAAGATAAGCACAAATGATTTCGAGTTCATTATTTCGCTTACCAACATTACGAAATGCATCAAAATACATATGCAACAATCAGAGATAACACAAAGTACAGGACTCAACAGCGTTGTATTTGTATCGGAAAAGATGCAGGAACTAATGGACATAACTAAAACGATAGCCCATGTTAACTCTACCGTCCTGCTATTGGGTGAATCCGGGGTCGGTAAAAGCTTGCTGGCTCGGGAGATTCATACTTTAAGCTCACGCGCCGCCCAAGCGTTTGTTTCCTTAAATTGCGGCTCCTTACCTAAAGATTTGATTGAATCCGAACTATTTGGTTATGAACAAGGAACATTTACAGGAGGAAATAAAGCAGGAAAAATAGGCTTGTTTGAAGCCGCAAATAATGGAACGATTTTTCTCGATGAAATTGCGGAGCTGCCTTATGATATGCAATCAAAGCTCTTAGACGTACTTCAGGAGGGCACCATCCGGAAAATAGGGGGAGTAAAAGCACAAAAAATCGATGTTCGCGTAATTGCGGCTACCAATAAAAATTTATCTTCATTAGTAGAAAAAAACTTGTTCCGTAAGGATTTATTTTATCGTTTAAACGTAGTTCCACTGGAACTTCCAGCCTTAAAAGATAGAAAAGAAGATATTCCATTATTAATAGATTATTTTCTCGCAAATTTTAACAGAAAATATAATCAGCATAAGATTATTAGTGAATATAGTAGGGCAAAGTTAATGGAATATGATTGGCCCGGAAATATAAGGGAGTTAGAAAATATAATCGAACGAATGGTTGTAACAAATACAGAAATGGTCATTGAATCTTTGCCAAAAGATAAAACATTGTCTGCTTTTGAGGAAAATACAGTTGAAATCAAAGGAATCCTTCCTCTTAAAGAGGCAAAAAAATTAGTAGAGAAAGACCTTGTCTTAAAAGCCTACAAAATATATGGGAGTACATATAAAGCGGCAAAAGCCTTGAAAGTAGACCAATCAACAATTGTCAGAAAGCTGCAACAATACAACGAGATATTGGAGTATGATGATGTGTAA
- a CDS encoding carbon-nitrogen hydrolase family protein encodes MQLSIAQIETKLHDKKFNLEKIEHFLCEAKQKNSDLVLFPELSLTGYSIGPWLKEAAEERDGSSITYLKHLCKKLKMNTVISFPERYEQQYFISAAFISDSGEIEAVYRKTHLYDEEQVYFTPGDEIPVFNTKFGVIGMMSCFDLEFPEVARILSKKGADLILIPTSNMAPYTEHQRLYTQCRAMENEIPLALCNRIGVEGRHHFMGESVFVDAQGETHLLLSDQEELHTIPVLLMKGTDPKLNYILDSQPHLYKELYC; translated from the coding sequence GTGCAGTTATCGATCGCACAAATTGAAACAAAGCTGCATGATAAAAAGTTCAATCTTGAAAAAATCGAACATTTTTTATGCGAAGCAAAGCAAAAAAATTCAGATCTAGTATTATTTCCAGAACTTTCGTTAACAGGCTATTCTATAGGACCTTGGCTGAAAGAGGCTGCTGAAGAAAGAGACGGATCTAGTATTACGTATTTGAAACATTTGTGTAAAAAGTTGAAGATGAATACCGTCATTTCTTTTCCTGAGCGGTATGAGCAACAGTATTTTATCTCTGCTGCCTTTATCAGTGATAGTGGTGAGATTGAGGCTGTATACCGCAAGACACACCTGTATGATGAAGAGCAAGTGTATTTTACGCCGGGAGATGAAATTCCTGTATTTAACACAAAGTTTGGCGTTATCGGGATGATGTCTTGCTTTGACTTAGAGTTTCCAGAGGTTGCTCGTATTCTTAGTAAGAAAGGGGCAGATTTAATCCTTATCCCTACTTCAAATATGGCTCCCTATACAGAACACCAACGTTTGTATACCCAATGTCGGGCAATGGAGAATGAAATACCGTTGGCATTGTGTAATCGAATTGGGGTAGAGGGAAGACATCACTTTATGGGTGAAAGCGTCTTCGTAGATGCTCAAGGTGAAACTCATCTCCTGTTGTCAGATCAAGAAGAATTGCATACAATTCCGGTTCTGTTGATGAAAGGAACAGATCCTAAGCTGAATTATATTTTAGATAGTCAACCGCATTTGTATAAAGAATTGTATTGCTGA
- a CDS encoding aldehyde dehydrogenase family protein: MLDLKMYINGEWVNAQSGKVREIVNPANGEVIAKAADGDVEDARRAIEVARRTFDEGEWSGMPAVQRASYLFAIADKLEEKAEEIARLETLDNGKPLREAGFDVADAAACFRYYAGLITKPDGQTYHVADPMQAMVVREPVGVCGLIVPWNFPLLMGVWKIAPALAAGNTVVFKPSEVTPVTAIKLFEIIEEVGIPKGVINMVMGPGKTAGNELAESPLVDMIAFTGGTVTGRSIMRAAAGNIKKISLELGGKSPNIVFADADFETAVDYALFGIFCNQGQVCSAGSRLLLEESIYDKFIERMVERAKNIRVGFGDDPNTEMGPLVSEAHMEKVLGYIEIGKQEGARLVVGGNRITANGLDKGYFVEPTIFVDTTPNMRIVQEEIFGPVLVVQKFKDEAEAIELANDTVYGLAGGVFTQDGAKALRVIKKLRAGITWINSYHPTYNEAPWGGYKQSGIGRNLGTFGLDEFMEVKQININLQVEPVGWFEN, translated from the coding sequence GTGCTAGATTTGAAAATGTATATTAACGGTGAATGGGTAAATGCACAGAGCGGAAAGGTAAGAGAGATTGTGAACCCGGCAAACGGAGAGGTCATTGCCAAAGCGGCAGACGGTGATGTTGAGGACGCCCGCCGCGCGATTGAAGTAGCCCGCCGAACATTTGACGAGGGTGAATGGTCTGGAATGCCTGCTGTACAACGTGCCAGCTATTTGTTTGCCATTGCTGATAAATTGGAAGAGAAAGCCGAAGAAATCGCTCGCCTTGAAACGCTGGATAACGGAAAGCCGCTTCGTGAGGCTGGGTTTGACGTAGCTGATGCTGCTGCATGCTTCCGCTATTATGCAGGTCTGATCACAAAGCCGGATGGACAAACCTATCATGTAGCCGATCCGATGCAGGCGATGGTCGTTAGAGAACCAGTCGGAGTATGTGGCTTGATTGTTCCGTGGAATTTTCCGCTATTGATGGGTGTATGGAAAATTGCACCGGCTCTTGCAGCAGGAAATACGGTTGTATTTAAACCGTCGGAGGTTACACCTGTAACTGCTATTAAGCTATTTGAAATTATTGAAGAGGTCGGCATCCCTAAAGGGGTTATTAATATGGTAATGGGACCTGGAAAAACGGCTGGAAATGAACTGGCAGAAAGCCCGTTAGTCGATATGATCGCTTTTACAGGGGGCACAGTGACAGGTAGAAGTATTATGAGAGCGGCAGCAGGAAACATTAAGAAAATTTCCCTTGAGCTCGGCGGTAAGTCTCCGAATATTGTATTCGCGGACGCTGATTTTGAAACGGCGGTGGATTATGCGCTATTCGGCATTTTCTGTAATCAGGGACAAGTATGCTCAGCAGGCTCCCGTCTGCTTTTGGAAGAAAGTATTTATGACAAATTCATTGAACGTATGGTAGAGCGGGCTAAGAATATTCGTGTGGGATTCGGGGATGACCCGAATACGGAAATGGGGCCTCTAGTGAGTGAGGCCCATATGGAAAAGGTTCTAGGCTATATCGAGATCGGCAAGCAAGAAGGGGCACGGCTTGTAGTCGGAGGAAACCGTATTACAGCTAATGGCCTTGATAAAGGATACTTTGTTGAACCGACGATTTTTGTTGATACTACGCCGAATATGCGCATTGTTCAGGAAGAAATTTTCGGACCTGTGCTTGTTGTACAGAAGTTCAAGGATGAAGCGGAAGCGATTGAGCTGGCAAATGACACGGTGTATGGATTGGCTGGCGGCGTCTTTACGCAGGATGGAGCAAAAGCTTTGCGCGTAATTAAAAAGCTTCGTGCGGGGATTACTTGGATTAATAGCTACCATCCAACATACAATGAAGCTCCATGGGGCGGATACAAGCAGAGCGGAATCGGACGCAATCTTGGTACGTTTGGGTTGGATGAATTTATGGAAGTAAAACAAATTAATATCAATCTACAGGTAGAACCTGTTGGTTGGTTTGAGAACTAA
- a CDS encoding sigma-54 interaction domain-containing protein — protein MQPPEKLDEEKKRLLQEVEVLLSMVPVPVVVTDASGNILHANAVAESVWKRSQITLTNKHIRDVVEGEEIEALIEQGKPAQKISVRIKDAANFLHMYECRIRPLFVYRKVAGAVLQFTSAQHAEHKERIRKHTVRYTFSDIRGNSDIIASLKSQSAHIAPTDSTILIRGESGTGKEVFAQAIHATSTRKDGPFVALNCAAIPESLLESELFGYEEGSFTGAKKGGKEGRFEMARGGTLFLDEIGDMPLFLQAKLLRVLQERRIERIGGTDTIPIDVRVIAATHKNLEAMIADGRFREDLYFRLNVIPLYVPPLRNRKEDLYDLIHYFMKKCSTRLGKEQKRLSSQALKRLYDYHWPGNIRELENVVEYIMNLEIGELITVTSLPSSLRKIDEEAMPELTKKPPTETAHDKPYEISTINEKETELILQALQRFEKSTEGKKKAAASLGISLSTLYRRLQKLRYEKKFSK, from the coding sequence ATGCAACCGCCGGAAAAATTGGATGAAGAAAAGAAAAGGTTGCTACAAGAGGTTGAGGTACTACTATCCATGGTTCCAGTGCCTGTTGTGGTAACAGATGCATCCGGTAACATTCTACATGCAAACGCAGTAGCGGAAAGCGTATGGAAGCGCTCGCAAATTACACTAACAAACAAACATATTCGAGATGTAGTAGAAGGAGAAGAAATTGAAGCTTTAATCGAACAAGGCAAGCCTGCTCAAAAAATATCGGTTCGCATTAAAGATGCTGCGAATTTCCTTCATATGTATGAATGCCGTATTCGTCCGCTTTTTGTGTATAGGAAGGTAGCAGGAGCTGTGCTGCAATTCACCTCAGCACAACATGCGGAACACAAAGAAAGAATTCGCAAGCATACCGTTCGTTATACATTTAGCGATATTCGTGGTAACAGTGATATCATCGCTTCTCTAAAAAGTCAGTCGGCACATATTGCACCTACAGATTCTACGATACTTATCCGGGGAGAGAGCGGTACAGGGAAAGAAGTATTCGCACAAGCGATTCATGCTACTAGCACACGAAAAGACGGTCCGTTTGTAGCACTGAACTGTGCAGCCATTCCCGAGTCGCTGCTTGAAAGCGAGTTATTTGGATATGAAGAGGGATCTTTCACAGGAGCTAAAAAAGGAGGAAAAGAAGGCCGATTTGAGATGGCTCGCGGAGGAACATTATTTCTTGATGAAATTGGAGACATGCCGCTTTTTCTTCAAGCAAAGCTATTGCGTGTCTTGCAAGAAAGAAGAATCGAACGGATCGGAGGTACGGACACGATTCCGATTGATGTTCGTGTGATTGCTGCTACGCATAAAAATTTGGAAGCGATGATTGCCGATGGCCGGTTTCGTGAAGATTTATATTTTCGTTTGAATGTCATACCTTTATATGTGCCGCCGCTACGAAACAGAAAGGAAGATTTGTATGACTTGATTCATTATTTTATGAAAAAATGTAGTACACGGCTGGGAAAAGAACAAAAACGTCTTTCTTCCCAAGCGTTAAAACGTTTGTATGATTATCATTGGCCAGGAAACATCCGAGAATTAGAAAATGTAGTAGAGTACATTATGAATTTAGAAATTGGCGAATTGATTACGGTAACGAGTCTACCTTCCTCCCTTAGAAAAATAGATGAAGAGGCTATGCCAGAATTAACGAAAAAGCCACCTACGGAAACTGCTCATGATAAACCGTATGAAATCTCAACGATTAATGAAAAGGAGACCGAATTAATCTTGCAAGCACTGCAACGGTTTGAAAAAAGCACAGAAGGAAAGAAAAAAGCAGCGGCTTCTCTCGGCATTAGCCTCTCCACATTATATCGACGTCTACAAAAGCTTCGTTACGAGAAAAAATTCTCAAAATGA
- a CDS encoding DUF917 domain-containing protein, with product MKQTITEHDVPQFAYGARYLGAGGGGSSNVLELLTKRAIREYGPVQLQHPFEVKEGEWIIPVGIMGSTTIMNEKIPTGWELLEVLQAVEKEKGIRAAAVAGIEIAGINVLTPILTAALARLPVMDCDGMGRAFTGIHMTTYHAFDIPLVPLVMMDENRKSIWIRSYSNEETERIARASVMNMGGWAAIACYAMKTEHIREASIYHTFSLAWRLGRGVKEAQEDIHQVVQVLMEELSNSVYGIPHLVTKGKIVELSCDMKKGQLSGSFFLEGRGEHTAEQWEILFHNEYVLCKQEENVRVMSPDLICVLDADTGHPIQIEELEKNRNVWVLGIPSPPLVRTSKMLEVVGPETYGHSFSFLPIESLYKQAGEKRGVDHAAAWD from the coding sequence ATGAAACAGACAATTACTGAACATGATGTTCCTCAATTTGCTTATGGGGCAAGATATCTTGGAGCCGGAGGAGGTGGTAGCAGTAATGTGCTGGAACTGCTGACCAAGCGAGCGATACGTGAATACGGACCGGTGCAGTTGCAACACCCGTTTGAAGTAAAAGAAGGGGAATGGATCATCCCGGTTGGAATTATGGGATCTACGACGATCATGAATGAAAAGATACCAACAGGATGGGAATTGCTTGAAGTGTTACAGGCAGTAGAAAAAGAAAAAGGAATTCGAGCAGCAGCTGTGGCAGGAATTGAAATCGCTGGTATTAACGTGCTTACCCCGATCCTTACCGCTGCATTGGCACGTCTTCCTGTTATGGATTGTGATGGAATGGGAAGAGCATTTACAGGGATTCATATGACGACATATCATGCGTTCGATATTCCTCTTGTTCCACTTGTTATGATGGATGAGAACAGAAAAAGCATCTGGATTCGAAGCTATAGCAATGAAGAGACAGAAAGAATTGCACGAGCATCGGTAATGAACATGGGAGGCTGGGCTGCGATTGCTTGTTATGCGATGAAGACAGAACACATACGGGAAGCGTCCATCTATCACACATTTTCACTTGCCTGGCGCCTTGGAAGAGGGGTTAAAGAGGCACAGGAAGATATTCATCAAGTCGTTCAGGTGCTTATGGAGGAACTAAGTAATTCCGTCTACGGCATACCACATCTGGTGACAAAAGGAAAAATCGTTGAATTATCCTGCGATATGAAAAAAGGACAGCTCAGCGGTTCGTTTTTCTTAGAAGGTCGTGGGGAACATACAGCTGAGCAATGGGAAATTTTGTTTCATAATGAATACGTATTATGCAAACAAGAAGAGAACGTACGTGTGATGTCGCCTGATTTAATTTGTGTGTTGGATGCGGATACGGGTCACCCTATACAAATAGAAGAATTGGAGAAAAATCGTAACGTATGGGTGCTTGGAATACCTTCTCCCCCTTTAGTGCGAACCTCGAAGATGCTAGAGGTTGTGGGACCTGAGACATACGGTCACTCATTTTCTTTTCTTCCTATAGAATCCTTGTATAAACAAGCAGGTGAAAAAAGAGGAGTGGACCATGCTGCGGCTTGGGATTGA